A window of Puntigrus tetrazona isolate hp1 chromosome 11, ASM1883169v1, whole genome shotgun sequence contains these coding sequences:
- the LOC122353695 gene encoding uncharacterized protein LOC122353695 isoform X1, which translates to MELFIFTVFQLLMEVQSYRFPKVKVSPGVIRESSSVKISCEKEPGLIVNNCYFYINRKEEKMKTPSSCELDLTGAEVLRWAAVKSPESIDIYCYFTINQFSADISSSESDPITVRVLVSTSTTTKQTTTTAMKTSDLQSKTNPPNSTTKEVHSLVPKGVLFIVLASTAVAVILSGLMGLGICLCWFSRKKRRKLNKMRSIKPHAPIQESGISCSGPAETHSLITSVPETSQPISGGLKHQDRTADPTKDITSVNVLYQPSDGLINNQQKQGNPEEKNVYHLYSTIPEIQFTQMQ; encoded by the exons ATGGAGTTGTTCATCTTCACAGTTTTTCAGCTCCTGATGGAGGTCCAGTCTTACA gATTTCCTAAAGTAAAAGTATCTCCAGGTGTCATAAGAGAGTCCAGCTCAGTGAAGATCAGCTGTGAGAAAGAACCAGGTCTTATAGTGAATAATTGTTATTTCTACATAAACAGAAAGGAGGAGAAAATGAAAACCCCTTCATCGTGTGAGCTGGATCTCACTGGTGCTGAAGTGCTCAGATGGGCAGCTGTGAAATCACCTGAATCAATAGACATTTACTGTTACTTCACAATAAATCAGTTCAGTGCAGACATATCATCATCTGAGTCTGATCCTATCACAGTGAGGGTACTAG tttcAACATCAACCACAACTAAACAAACTACTACAACAGCCATGAAAACCT CGGATCTCCAATCCAAGACAAACCCGCCAAACAGTACGACAAAGGAAGTTCATTCACTCGTTCCTAAAG gCGTATTATTTATAGTGCTGGCTTCCACTGCTGTTGCTGTCATTTTGTCTGGACTCATGGGACTTGGGATCTGTCTGTGCTGGTTTTCAC gtaaaaaaagaagaaaact caataaaatgagatcaataaaaccacatgcccCCATTCAAGAATCTGGTATA AGTTGTTCTGGGCCTGCAGAGACACATTCTCTGATCACATCTGTACCAGAAACATCTCAGCCCATATCTGGAG GCCTCAAACACCAGGACAGAACTGCAGACCCCACAAAAGACATTACTTCTGTGAATGTACTTTACCAGCCCTCAG ACGGTTTGATCAATAACCAACAGAAACAGGGAAATCCAGAAGAAAAG aaCGTTTATCACCTGTACAGCACGATCCCTGAAATCCAGTTCACTCAGATGCAGTAG
- the LOC122353695 gene encoding uncharacterized protein LOC122353695 isoform X2: protein MELFIFTVFQLLMEVQSYRFPKVKVSPGVIRESSSVKISCEKEPGLIVNNCYFYINRKEEKMKTPSSCELDLTGAEVLRWAAVKSPESIDIYCYFTINQFSADISSSESDPITVRVLVSTSTTTKQTTTTAMKTSDLQSKTNPPNSTTKEVHSLVPKGVLFIVLASTAVAVILSGLMGLGICLCWFSRKKRRKLNKMRSIKPHAPIQESGISCSGPAETHSLITSVPETSQPISGGLKHQDRTADPTKDITSVNVLYQPSGPHMLVVNYLNSSALHYRRFDQ from the exons ATGGAGTTGTTCATCTTCACAGTTTTTCAGCTCCTGATGGAGGTCCAGTCTTACA gATTTCCTAAAGTAAAAGTATCTCCAGGTGTCATAAGAGAGTCCAGCTCAGTGAAGATCAGCTGTGAGAAAGAACCAGGTCTTATAGTGAATAATTGTTATTTCTACATAAACAGAAAGGAGGAGAAAATGAAAACCCCTTCATCGTGTGAGCTGGATCTCACTGGTGCTGAAGTGCTCAGATGGGCAGCTGTGAAATCACCTGAATCAATAGACATTTACTGTTACTTCACAATAAATCAGTTCAGTGCAGACATATCATCATCTGAGTCTGATCCTATCACAGTGAGGGTACTAG tttcAACATCAACCACAACTAAACAAACTACTACAACAGCCATGAAAACCT CGGATCTCCAATCCAAGACAAACCCGCCAAACAGTACGACAAAGGAAGTTCATTCACTCGTTCCTAAAG gCGTATTATTTATAGTGCTGGCTTCCACTGCTGTTGCTGTCATTTTGTCTGGACTCATGGGACTTGGGATCTGTCTGTGCTGGTTTTCAC gtaaaaaaagaagaaaact caataaaatgagatcaataaaaccacatgcccCCATTCAAGAATCTGGTATA AGTTGTTCTGGGCCTGCAGAGACACATTCTCTGATCACATCTGTACCAGAAACATCTCAGCCCATATCTGGAG GCCTCAAACACCAGGACAGAACTGCAGACCCCACAAAAGACATTACTTCTGTGAATGTACTTTACCAGCCCTCAG GCCCACACATGCTTGTCGTGAACTACCTTAACAGTTCTGCATTGCATTACAGACGGTTTGATCAATAA